The genomic window AATCCACGCTCCCGCGCGGGGAGCGACCATTCCAGATCATATTGTAAGCTCTAAAATATAAGTTTCAATCCACGCTCCCGCGCGGGGAGCGACGACCACAAGACACAGTAACCGGCCGATCAATCAAGTTTCAATCCACGCTCCCGCGCGGGGAGCGACAATAAACGGAATCCATAGTAGGAATGATCTGGGTGTTTCAATCCACGCTCCCGCGCGGGGAGCGACTACCCGTGATCATATTATGTCTATAACGATATTCGTTTCAATCCACGCTCCCGCGCGGGGAGCGACAACCCAGACAAAGTCTCAGAAGTCCAAGTATTAGTTTCAATCCACGCTCCCGCGCGGGGAGCGACCGGTCATCTCTACCCCGATTGCCTCCGTAATTGCGTTTCAATCCACGCTCCCGCGCGGGGAGCGACCGGATACGCAGAAAAAGGAAAGGCAGAATTATTAGTTTCAATCCACGCTCCCGCGCGGGGAGCGACCTCCGGGGTAGATGTTACCGACCCGGATGGTTTAGTTTCAATCCACGCTCCCGCGCGGGGAGCGACGTCTCCCGGATCATTCCTATTTGCTTGTGTTGCGTTTCAATCCACGCTCCCGCGCGGGGAGCGACGGCCATATCCGTGTTCTTGCGCCATCTCGAGCTCGTTTCAATCCACGCTCCCGCGCGGGGAGCGACGCGGTGCCGAAGTTGGAAAGACACGTGATATTGTGTTTCAATCCACGCTCCCGCGCGGGGAGCGACCTTGGTGAGGGATTGCTGTCGTCGGCTCGGTCGTTTCAATCCACGCTCCCGCGCGGGGAGCGACCCTCGCCGCTACCGCACCAGCCGGGGGATTATCAGTTTCAATCCACGCTCCCGCGCGGGGAGCGACGTTCTGCTCGATCCAATAAATCTGCCCGTAAAATGTTTCAATCCACGCTCCCGCGCGGGAGCGACCTGTGACCTATTACATCAAGTATGTAATAGGTACAGCTTCAATCCACGCTCCGCGCGGGGAGCGACTATAGGTCTCCCGGATCACTCCAATTTGTGTTTGCGTTTCAATCCACGCTCCCGCGCGGGGAGCGACGATATACGGGTTGCTCACCTAAACCAGAAAGAGACGTTTCAATCCACGCTCCCGCGCGGGGAGCGACATGTGTCACGTAAGGTGCGTGCTAGCAAGCCGCGTTTCAATCCACGCTCCCGCGCGGGGAGCGACCACAACGGTGTCGACCTCATTCGTATACAATGAGTTTCAATCCACGCTCCCGCGCGGGGAGCGACGAAAAACTATGGAACAGACATTGTCACCATAGACGTTTCAATCCACGCTCCCGCGCGGGGAGCGACCTTTGTTTCGGTGCCTGGTTTCAAGCGTGGTGGGTTTCAATCCACGCTCCCGCGCGGGGAGCGACCCTATACCAGTACCAGATTTATTGCGGAAAAAGTTTCAATCCACGCTCCCGCGCGGGGAGCGACCAGGTTTACTACGCCGAACCTGATTACTTTGTGCGTTTCAATCCACGCTCCCGCGCGGGGAGCGACTTTTCTATGAGTGGTGTTTTTTCCACCGCCCATTTGTTTCAATCCACGCTCCCGCGCGGGGAGCGACCTGTACCTATTACATCAAGTATGTAATAGGTACAGTTTCAATCCACGCTCCCGCGCGGGGAGCGACAATAGATGGGCAGCCGACAATTGTGTTTACTCCGTTTCAATCCACGCTCCCGCGCGGGGAGCGACTTTATAGAACACCTGCCAACCTGGATAGACTACCAGTTTCAATCCACGCTCCCGCGCGGGGAGCGACCACAACGGTGTCGACCTCATTCGTATACAATGAGTTTCAATCCACGCTCCCGCGCGGGGAGCGACGAAAAACTATGGAACAGACATTGTCACCATAGACGTTTCAATCCACGCTCCCGCGCGGGGAGCGACCTTTGTTTCGGTGCCTGGTTTCAAGCGTGGTGGGTTTCAATCCACGCTCCCGCGCGGGGAGCGACCCTATACCAGTACCAGATTTATTGCGGAAAAAGTTTCAATCCACGCTCCCGCGCGGGGAGCGACCAGGTTTACTACGCCGAACCTGATTACTTTGTGCGTTTCAATCCACGCTCCCGCGCGGGGAGCGACGAGTTTTGTTTTACCAGTGAGGAGTGTATTTTATGTTTCAATCCACGCTCCCGCGCGGGGAGCGACCTGTAGCCAATAAAAACACCATCTGTTTGGTGTAGTTTCAATCCACGCTCCCGCGCGGGGAGCGACTATTGACGAACTTACCACAGAAAAGTTGATCCGGTTTCAATCCACGCTCCCGCGCGGGGAGCGACGAAGACGCCCCGGAATACCGGCACAATGTTCTTGTTTCAATCCACGCTCCCGCGCGGGGAGCGACTCCGCTGCCGCCATTAGCACGGAGATTAAAACTGGTTTCAATCCACGCTCCCGCGCGGGGAGCGACGTCTGGAACGCACGCACCGGCAATATCGTCTCCGTTTCAATCCACGCTCCCGCGCGGGGAGCGACTAGATGACGTCTCAGCAGCAAGCTTATTAATCTCGTTTCAATCCACGCTCCCGCGCGGGGAGCGACGATCGTGATCCCAAGCTGATCCGCCTCGTCACGAGTTTCAATCCACGCTCCCGCGCGGGGAGCGACGGTAAAAAAGTATGAAACGTAAAGGATTAATAGTGTTTCAATCCACGCTCCCGCGCGGGGAGCGACGCCGTTGGGATATTCGTACTTCCAAGAGAATCGGTTTCAATCCACGCTCCCGCGCGGGGAGCGACCACAGGAGTAGTGATAATTGGCGAAGTGTCGCGTTTCAATCCACGCTCCCGCGCGGGGAGCGACGATAGATTTGTGAAAATAGGAGGAACCGATTCTGTTTCAATCCACGCTCCCGCGCGGGGAGCGACCTGAATTGCCTATGGTTTTTTCTACGATTCCGGAAGTTTCAATCCACGCTCCCGCGCGGGGAGCGACTCAGGACACATGGGATAAAAACCAATATATTCTGTTTCAATCCACGCTCCCGCGCGGGGAGCGACATCTGATTGACTGATTAGCTATTCGCATACCATTGTTTCAATCCACGCTCCCGCGCGGGGAGCGACGCCATGCGTGTCCAACCGGTGGCCTGGATTGTCTGTTTCAATCCACGCTCCCGCGCGGGGAGCGACATGAACTAAAACCGGAACAGACAACAAACACAAGTTTCAATCCACGCTCCCGCGCGGGGAGCGACGTGAGATATCGTCTGTTACCCGTGAGTTTAGCCAGTTTCAATCCACGCTCCCGCGCGGGGAGCGACGATAGAATTTGAAATTAAAAAACAGATGGGGGAGTTTCAATCCACGCTCCCGCGCGGGGAGCGACCAGCCGCTTAATGAACAACTGCACATCACGAGGCGTTTCAATCCACGCTCCCGCGCGGGGAGCGACCCACTGATTATGTAGTACCTAAGGTCACGGCGCCGTTTCAATCCACGCTCCCGCGCGGGGAGCGACGTACAGGCCTCGGTTGATCCTATGTACGAGGATCAGTTTCAATCCACGCTCCCGCGCGGGGAGCGACACCGCGCTCGTAACCTACCAGCAACGGGCAACTTCCTTGCTGTTTTGCGCGGATACATCATTTTGCATCTAAAATAATCTTCGGTTATCAACGGTCATTTTGCTAACACCTTTACACACAACATCTTTTCATCTCCGCGAACCATCCTGAGAAATTATGTAAGCTCAAGGTTCGCACCGGCGTTTAAACAATCAAAGGCCCGTCCTGTTCAACAGACGGTTTTGCGCCAACGTGCTCCACACGATGCTTATAGTTGGCGCCAAGGTAATAAAATCTCAGGCTGTCTTTCTCGGGGTCAATCTCTGAAATCAATCTCGCCTTCAGCATTGTCCACTGAGCAGGATCAACAATGCACTCAAACACCGAATACTGCACCCGCTGTCCGTAATCCTTACATGCGCGGGCAACCCTTCGCAGGCGGCGCTGTCCGGTATCATCAGATGCAACATCATAGCTTATAAGCACAAGCATATTCACTCCTAACTCAGGCAAAAAGATACAAAGGCTCAGAGGCACAAAGTTTAATCAAATATACAAATCCATAAGCTCCTCATCTTCCATTTGTTACTATGTACCTAAGCAATTTCCTACTTTTTTGATTAAACTACTGAGCATTCTTTCTATCTCCCTACTCTGTTCATAAATCTTTTCAAAATGTTCTTTTGATAAATACCCTAAATTTAAACAAATCTCCAATTGAGTTTGCAATTCATATAAAGAGCCAATTGCTATCTGTAAAAAACGAACATAATCATTTGTAGAATATCTGCCATATCCTTCTGCAATATTACTTGGTATTGATACCGCACTTCTTCTTATTTGCGATACCAATCCATAGAGTTCTTCTTTCGGGAGCAATCTTGTTATTGAATAAACATTAGTTACCAACACCATTGATTTTTGCCATACAACGAGATCCCTATAGTGTCTCATTTTGATTGTCCCTTCTTAACTTTGTGCCTTTGTGCCTTTGTCTCTATTAATTATCACTTCCATAGAAAAGGCGGGTAATTGTCCATATCTCCGCGTAAATAACGGGCCATGAGTAATGCCTGTATATGAAAGAGCAGCCCCACAGTTACTTTCTCATTCAAAAACGGATGCAGTATCTCTTCCTGCTTTCTCTTCTGGTAGGCCACCAGGACGGCCTTTCTCGTGTCATCATCCATCCACACTGCGCCCGATTCCTTCTTCTGAAACCCTTTCGCCTGCACCTGGCCGAGATTGATCAGGGAGAGCGTCAATCGGTCTGCAATGAAAGGGCGAAATTCCTCCATCAGGTCAAGCGCCAGGCCATATCTGCCCGGGCGGTCTCGGTGCAAAAAGCCAACCGCAGGGTCAAGCCCTACGCCCTCAAGCGCGGAACGCACGTCATGCATCAGGAGGGTATACAAAAAAGAGAGCAGGCAGTTTACCGTATCCAACGGAGGCCTCCTGTTTCTTTCCCGAAAGCGAAAATCGTCTTTCTGTGAAGTAATCAATTGATTAAAGACACCAAAGTATGTGGATGCGGACTCCCCTTCTATTCCGCGTGAAATATCCAGTGTCAATTCAGCATTTAGCCGCACGATGTAATGGGCAAGCCTCTGAGAAGCCTTTGAAACCGCATCAGCGTCAATCTTATCCGAATGGTCTCGTAATGCGCGCGAAAGCACCGTGCGACAATTTGCTATTTTACCGGTCAATACGGCACGAGCTATTAATGCAGAGGATTTTGGGTCATCAGCCCTGCGGTACTGCTCGCGCCTCAAAAGCACGTTGCCCGACACCGGGCCCTGCACCTTTGCGAGAAAATCGCCGGTTTCCGTCAAAAAACTGATTGCCACCTCCTTCTCAGCGCAGAATCCCATTAAGTAAGGGCTGCACGAGACCTGGCCAAAACAGACAATCCCGCCGAGGGTATGAACCGGGATGGTCAGTTTCACCTCACCCTCAACCTTCACCACCACCGTCTCACCCTCCTTGGCAAGATACGCCCCCTGCGTTGTGACGAATAATGTGTTCAGGTGTCTTTTCATTCTTTTGTCCTATTCTTTCTTTTTTCAGATCGTGCCCGGTAGAGCCTTTCTGTGAACCCACCCTCTTTCAGAAAGGTCTTTTCCAATGCCCGCAACTGCTGGTCGAGCAGGTAGTTTGTCTGGTGAATCAGGCAGATCATGGTGTTTGCCGCCACTTCCGGAGGCGAAGCCTCCAGATAGGTCTTATAAGTCTCATAAGACCTATTTTTACTATGCGCAAGTTTGCGCACAGCAAGCGCCTGCTCATGCTCTTTTCCCCAGAGAGGCAGCTTGCGCTGCCTCAAATAATCCTGAAAGTCAAGAAGCAGTTCTTCAAGGCTTGCCCGTGCCACGCCGACAAGCTTTAGTTCGGTTTTTTTAGAAGTGCCTGAAGCCATACTCCCTTCGGCAATATTCTGCTTGCCGCTACGCGCCGCCTGCACCATCTGATCGTGGGTGCGGGAACGGCGGTCGATGAATCGGTCGCAGAATACTATTGTAGCATCATAAACAATCTCTGACATTTTGTAGGACTGCAGTTCCCGATACCCGCCGTGCGGCGGGATAAGCGGAGATTCTTTATTATCAGTCATTTTGTGCCTCCTCTTTTGCATCAGATGCGGAATCCATCGCCCTCATCAGATAATTACTTACCCTGCTGCTCACCTTCGGCATGCACAGATTTAGCAATGAACAGAGTTTGCACTTCTTTGAATATTCCGCCTTCGGGGTAATACCGGATGCAATGAGTTCATGCACCTTCCTTGAGGCATTCTCTGTCTCAGTCCGCAATGCTTTATCAAAAACCACATCCATACGGCGACGGGTTTTGCCATAAAAAATAGCGCCAGATGGAATATTTCCGCCCAACATTTCTTCAAGGCAAATTCCTTGAGCGCAAAGCTGAATTGCAAAGCTAAGTTCATGACGAAGATATCCTCTTTTATACTCAACAGGGAACGGCAACCATAAACCGGATACGCCTTCAAGTTTAACTCCGCCTGTTGCCGTCTTATGAAACTCCACCATATCAGCCTTGCCGATGAGTCCAAGAACGAGGGAACGCAGCCAGACACTACGAGCAATCCGCACACTTCCGCGCACCTCCGAAGCTGATTCATCATCCACTCGTTCATGAAGGATAGAACCCTCAGCGGTCATTACATTGTCTTCCCAGACGCGCTCAATGAAATGCAATGCTGCACGGCGTTCGCAAAAAGTGAAATCGGATAGCGCGGAGATGGGGATCAAGTCATCTTCTGAATACATTACGATTTCTCAGGGATTTCCCATATTACTTTTTTGACTGTGATTTTATTCCCATCAACTTGTCCAGGAACGCATCCGAAATAGTCATTAATTGAATCAGGATAGTCTTTATTCTTATCCCGCATCTCAACTTTTACCATGTCGAATAGTTTATGTGCATGTTCATTCCCAAGCGGTCTTGAATGCTGAAAATCAACAAGCCCTACCACTCTCATGCCTGAGCGGTTGGAAGATGGGTCATCGGTAAACATGTGTGTCATTGCAAAAAGAAAATTATCCAGATCAAAATAAGTAAAGCCGGTTTTTGCAGCGAAGGCAGGAGAAAAATAGATATGCGCTCTATAGAGTCCATAGTCAATATTATATTTTCTCCCCATAGTGCGATTGCCGCCAGTCTTCTCATCACCCTCACTTTGCTTTTCCTGTTCCTTTTTCTCTTTTTCGCTTGTTGAGCAGCAACGAGTAATTGTGGCGTCCAACTGAAGCACCTTATCCAGTGATTCAGCAAATGAGAATTGAATCGGTCCCCGAACCTGTCCGTAGAAACTGCCTTTAAGAGGCCCTTCCGTAGAAATTACACCGCCGAAAGCACGCAAATCAAAATAGGTTTGACATAAGGCATCTCTATGAGAAATATCCCAAAACTCATTTCCCTTCTTGAAAGCAGTTTCATTCTGCTTATAAATATCTATGAATATTCTCTTAGCTGAAGCATTTATTGGTGCAGCTTCCATCAACTGCTGTAGAATCGCATTTTCCTTTATAAAAATATCGTAACCGCTTTCCGGATTGTCTTTTAAATTTCCGTCTGTCTTGTAAAGGCTGAAGAAATTCCTGATTTTTCTTTTAAGACAGACATCCGTAACCATACCTTTCAAGGTATTCGGCTGGATTCTCGGCATGTTTTCAGCGTCAGGGTCACCGTTGGGATTCGCCTTTTTCGCATCAAAAAGCAAAACCATGTCATGGCGTTCGGTAACCACACCAGAAGCTACTTTCCCATTCGGCAGTGTTACAATATTGTGATGAAGTTCGTTACTCATTTGATTCCTCCTTTGCATCTTGGTTTGTATCTTCTTTGCCCTTAGTCTCAGGCATTTTCTTGCACCTTTCACGCTCGTAATAAAAACCGATTGCAAAACGTCCCTGATCCTCAAGGCTTAACATTCTCGGAAATTCCTGACTTGATGTTTCCTGTAACCTCGCACATAGTCTCGCTAAACCTTCCCAGTCCTCGTCAACACCGTCTTTTCGTTTGTCCTTAGGTATGCCGAACTCAAGATTATAGGCCAGGCCGGGTGGCATTTTTCTAAGATGATGTCTTGCTAAATTACAAAGTCGTGGGAAAATCATAGCCGGAGTCTTAGAGGCAACAGAATAAACTCTGTTGGCTGGTGAATTGTTTGTCCCTCCGCTTTGCTGATGTGCAACAGAATGAATCTTGTCCAGCATCGCCAAAAGCCGCCCGCATAAATAACCCGGACTCTTTTCAACATCGTGTCTTTTCTGTTCCATAGTATCTCCTCCTTTCGTTGTTTTAAAAAATAGTTTTATTACTGCCGTTCTTGCAGCCAAACGTTTCTCAAAATCTTTTTCTTCAGCTCCTTTTGCCATTTCTACGCCCTGCCGGATTAATACCGTCTTAAATAATTTATACGGCACTAGAAAACCAAACAGAGCGGTTTCAAATAAAGATATGTAAGTATTTGGGAGCGGTTTTGCCGGTTGTCCCTTCTTTGGTTTTCTAACCGTTACGCCAGCAAGTTCAGAAATAGAGAATGTAGTGTCTTCTCCATTTAGAGGCATAACTATCGCTTGAAAATAGGATTTAATCTTTTCTTCTGCTTCTTTTAAAGTCTCGGTATGCCACGAATAAATTGAAAATCTCCCTCTTTTCGGCGCTAATAAAACAGCATAAAAATTAGATTCCTCAATACTCGGCTGCCTGTGTCCCCAGATGTTGTTAAAGAAATCTTTGACTTCCAGAGTATCATTTTTTGAAATAAGCGAAACAAAGCCGGTTGAATTGACCGAATCATTATTTTTTGCCCAGAAAACCGCTGTAATATCTCCCATGACAATATTGTAATTTTCATCTGCCAACATCCGGTTCAAAGCTGCAGCAGATTTTTCAGCCGTTTCAATGCGAAGAGGTGTAGTTTGCTTCCCCAGACCATAGGATA from Candidatus Brocadia sp. includes these protein-coding regions:
- the cas7c gene encoding type I-C CRISPR-associated protein Cas7/Csd2 yields the protein MVLLFDAKKANPNGDPDAENMPRIQPNTLKGMVTDVCLKRKIRNFFSLYKTDGNLKDNPESGYDIFIKENAILQQLMEAAPINASAKRIFIDIYKQNETAFKKGNEFWDISHRDALCQTYFDLRAFGGVISTEGPLKGSFYGQVRGPIQFSFAESLDKVLQLDATITRCCSTSEKEKKEQEKQSEGDEKTGGNRTMGRKYNIDYGLYRAHIYFSPAFAAKTGFTYFDLDNFLFAMTHMFTDDPSSNRSGMRVVGLVDFQHSRPLGNEHAHKLFDMVKVEMRDKNKDYPDSINDYFGCVPGQVDGNKITVKKVIWEIPEKS
- the cas2 gene encoding CRISPR-associated endonuclease Cas2 codes for the protein MLVLISYDVASDDTGQRRLRRVARACKDYGQRVQYSVFECIVDPAQWTMLKARLISEIDPEKDSLRFYYLGANYKHRVEHVGAKPSVEQDGPLIV
- a CDS encoding four helix bundle suffix domain-containing protein, with amino-acid sequence MTDNKESPLIPPHGGYRELQSYKMSEIVYDATIVFCDRFIDRRSRTHDQMVQAARSGKQNIAEGSMASGTSKKTELKLVGVARASLEELLLDFQDYLRQRKLPLWGKEHEQALAVRKLAHSKNRSYETYKTYLEASPPEVAANTMICLIHQTNYLLDQQLRALEKTFLKEGGFTERLYRARSEKRKNRTKE
- the cas1c gene encoding type I-C CRISPR-associated endonuclease Cas1c, with the translated sequence MKRHLNTLFVTTQGAYLAKEGETVVVKVEGEVKLTIPVHTLGGIVCFGQVSCSPYLMGFCAEKEVAISFLTETGDFLAKVQGPVSGNVLLRREQYRRADDPKSSALIARAVLTGKIANCRTVLSRALRDHSDKIDADAVSKASQRLAHYIVRLNAELTLDISRGIEGESASTYFGVFNQLITSQKDDFRFRERNRRPPLDTVNCLLSFLYTLLMHDVRSALEGVGLDPAVGFLHRDRPGRYGLALDLMEEFRPFIADRLTLSLINLGQVQAKGFQKKESGAVWMDDDTRKAVLVAYQKRKQEEILHPFLNEKVTVGLLFHIQALLMARYLRGDMDNYPPFLWK
- a CDS encoding type I-C CRISPR-associated protein Cas8c/Csd1, coding for MLEELLRIADDNGLTGHESFRERKVHWFIDLDVDGNYLSFSPTTAGWKNKDERGKRYKTPVNLYCQAENGEIKSVCTNQHNWLPDFLTYPANELYPRGVDGGQLINDKKRKESWKLMFGARKKLPNNNILYAITQFLKSRPKFPVANLPEDGRDKLLKRFSDGYERISFRVNGKIGLLDKDILDWWAHKIESTRNEVLSLLPDGKDFILPDSGKLTEFFPVVFNNIPFASFDKEPFISYGLGKQTTPLRIETAEKSAAALNRMLADENYNIVMGDITAVFWAKNNDSVNSTGFVSLISKNDTLEVKDFFNNIWGHRQPSIEESNFYAVLLAPKRGRFSIYSWHTETLKEAEEKIKSYFQAIVMPLNGEDTTFSISELAGVTVRKPKKGQPAKPLPNTYISLFETALFGFLVPYKLFKTVLIRQGVEMAKGAEEKDFEKRLAARTAVIKLFFKTTKGGDTMEQKRHDVEKSPGYLCGRLLAMLDKIHSVAHQQSGGTNNSPANRVYSVASKTPAMIFPRLCNLARHHLRKMPPGLAYNLEFGIPKDKRKDGVDEDWEGLARLCARLQETSSQEFPRMLSLEDQGRFAIGFYYERERCKKMPETKGKEDTNQDAKEESNE
- the cas4 gene encoding CRISPR-associated protein Cas4, which codes for MYSEDDLIPISALSDFTFCERRAALHFIERVWEDNVMTAEGSILHERVDDESASEVRGSVRIARSVWLRSLVLGLIGKADMVEFHKTATGGVKLEGVSGLWLPFPVEYKRGYLRHELSFAIQLCAQGICLEEMLGGNIPSGAIFYGKTRRRMDVVFDKALRTETENASRKVHELIASGITPKAEYSKKCKLCSLLNLCMPKVSSRVSNYLMRAMDSASDAKEEAQND
- a CDS encoding four helix bundle protein, coding for MRHYRDLVVWQKSMVLVTNVYSITRLLPKEELYGLVSQIRRSAVSIPSNIAEGYGRYSTNDYVRFLQIAIGSLYELQTQLEICLNLGYLSKEHFEKIYEQSREIERMLSSLIKKVGNCLGT